The Panicum virgatum strain AP13 chromosome 5K, P.virgatum_v5, whole genome shotgun sequence genome has a window encoding:
- the LOC120710168 gene encoding disease resistance protein RGA2-like, with translation METIVSAVTSDLLSRALSVVIQRCKRPKAEEAEHKLQRLQRVLLRADAMVKEAEGRHIGNQAMLRQLEMLRQAMYRGHYMLDTVKCRGQEGDGEVSSGLPVTLPRFSSARHRLPSFPITSSKKNLKNTMPNTESLNKLEKMRNGLETLMDDMVEFTVFLEGYPRIPRQPYSTYLILDKVMFGRQMEKETIINFLLRTGVAACDESPKVLPIVGAAWVGMTTLIEHVCLDERVREHFSSIVFFTEDDLGAQGMASPLPPDIGVIKHQDLTATSYGRSLSVIELAGDMDEETWSRLYSSAASSMAHGSKIIVASRSEKISGLGTTQEALRLRHLPRDAYWYFFRTLVFGSANHEDQPKLASLAMEIAALTNGTFLGANIMASMMRANLNARFWSRLLQCLRDYTSRHLLMFGEHPADLIQKGRPVYACRMTQQSQISILGGNIYQKGPYQKCSTQNDVSKLTAQDIITGCVTHEGKFTALTWRSTIPPYYTYFVNCESQKAGCSTIGKKRPRQARF, from the coding sequence ATGGAGACCATCGTTTCCGCGGTCACGAGTGACCTCCTGAGCAGAGCCCTGTCTGTGGTGATCCAGAGGTGCAAGCGGCCCAAGGCAGAAGAAGCTGAGCACAAGCTCCAGCGGCTGCAGCGCGTGCTGCTCCGGGCCGACGCCATGGTGAAGGAGGCCGAGGGGCGGCACATCGGCAACCAGGCCATGCTTCGGCAGCTCGAGATGCTCAGGCAAGCCATGTACAGGGGCCACTACATGCTCGACACCGTCAAGTGCAGAGGTCAAGAAGGCGATGGCGAGGTGAGCAGTGGCCTCCCTGTTACCTTGCCTAGATTCAGTTCAGCCAGGCATCGTCTCCCCTCCTTCCCCATCACCAGCAGCAAGAAGAACCTGAAGAACACCATGCCCAACACTGAAAGCCTGAACAAGCTGGAGAAGATGCGGAATGGCCTCGAGACACTGATGGACGACATGGTGGAGTTCACCGTGTTCTTGGAGGGATACCCTCGCATCCCCCGGCAGCCGTACAGCACATACTTGATCCTTGACAAGGTGATGTTCGGCAGGCAGATGGAGAAGGAGACGATCATCAACTTCTTGCTTCGGACAGGAGTCGCTGCCTGTGACGAGAGCCCCAAAGTTCTTCCAATCGTGGGCGCGGCGTGGGTCGGGATGACCACGCTGATCGAGCATGTTTGCCTTGATGAGAGGGTGCGCGAGCACTTCTCGTCAATTGTCTTCTTCACCGAAGACGACCTCGGTGCCCAAGGCATGGCTTCTCCTCTACCACCGGACATCGGTGTGATCAAGCATCAAGATCTTACTGCTACCTCATACGGGAGGTCACTTTCTGTCATCGAGCTAGCTGGGGACATGGATGAGGAGACATGGAGCAGGCTGTACTCCTCGGCGGCAAGCAGCATGGCGCATGGGAGCAAGATCATTGTCGCAAGCAGATCAGAGAAGATATCTGGTCTCGGAACGACGCAGGAGGCTCTCAGGCTAAGGCATCTGCCTCGAGACGCGTACTGGTACTTCTTCAGAACACTCGTGTTCGGGAGCGCGAACCATGAGGATCAGCCAAAGCTTGCATCCCTAGCCATGGAGATCGCGGCGCTGACCAACGGTACCTTCTTGGGAGCAAACATAATGGCAAGCATGATGAGAGCCAACCTGAATGCTCGCTTCTGGAGCAGGCTGCTTCAGTGCCTGAGAGATTACACGAGCAGGCACCTACTGATGTTTGGTGAGCATCCTGCAGATCTGATTCAGAAAGGCCGGCCTGTGTACGCATGCAGGATGACCCAGCAGAGCCAGATTTCCATTTTGGGCGGCAACATTTATCAGAAGGGACCTTATCAGAAATGCTCTACCCAGAATGATGTCTCCAAGCTAACAGCACAGGATATTATAACAGGATGTGTTACGCATGAGGGGAAGTTCACTGCACTGACATGGAGGTCTACAATACCTCCCTACTACACCTACTTCGTCAACTGTGAATCACAGAAGGCTGGATGCTCAACAATCGGCAAGAAACGCCCTCGGCAGGCGAGATTTTAA